From the genome of Aspergillus chevalieri M1 DNA, chromosome 8, nearly complete sequence, one region includes:
- the ISC1_2 gene encoding inositol phosphosphingolipid phospholipase (BUSCO:EOG09263A64;~COG:T;~EggNog:ENOG410PMCN;~InterPro:IPR036691,IPR005135,IPR038772;~PFAM:PF03372;~TransMembrane:2 (i389-408o414-441i);~antiSMASH:Cluster_8.5;~go_function: GO:0004767 - sphingomyelin phosphodiesterase activity [Evidence IEA]): MSISNSDVSSIRILTLNCWGLKFLAKHRHARLSQIGHQLATANHPPEIVGLQECWTQQDYESIHHQTQHILPYGKFYYGGIFGAGLAILSKWPIEESSMYAYPLNGRPTAFFRGDWYVGKGVACARVRFGDGVGDVAEVFCTHLHAPYEKEPHDSYICHRTAQAWEIAKLMRGAAERGHLVIGLGDFNMVPSSFAHMLIRVHAPVQDVWQVLHPESSLAAAVDPVEKKRGKPIPTAEFNLLENGATCDGRYNTWRWSKAEQKRLDKGEDIGVSKDAPCPRGKRLDYIFVGDGGYPPSFPEPKWAIESARIAMTERHPTLRCSLSDHFAVEAVVTRCRPDSSNSESTQEQKQKHRTLSPNAVLAPDTYDRILEMIHKYVLRERSQRRWRMAHFILSVVVSVGCFVGVWWTGDLSYVAFILVLVSTLSFGAGILDGLIGGLFVSSELRALKEFEWEVRNAKRIVEQSKG; the protein is encoded by the coding sequence ATGTCGATTTCGAATTCAGATGTCTCTTCCATCCGTATCCTCACCCTCAATTGCTGGGGGCTCAAATTCCTCGCCAAACACCGCCACGCCCGCCTCTCCCAAATCGGCCACCAACTAGCAACCGCCAACCACCCCCCGGAAATCGTCGGCCTACAAGAATGCTGGACACAGCAGGACTACGAATCTATCCACCACCAAACCCAACACATCCTCCCCTATGGCAAATTCTACTACGGTGGTATCTTCGGCGCCGGCCTCGCCATCCTCTCCAAATGGCCCATCGAAGAAAGCAGCATGTACGCATACCCGCTCAATGGCCGGCCAACAGCGTTCTTCCGCGGAGACTGGTACGTCGGGAAGGGTGTTGCTTGCGCACGGGTACGGTTCGGGGACGGGGTTGGTGATGTGGCGGAGGTATTTTGTACGCATTTGCACGCACCGTATGAGAAGGAGCCGCACGATTCGTATATATGTCATCGGACTGCGCAAGCGTGGGAGATTGCGAAGTTGATGCGGGGTGCTGCGGAGCGTGGGCATTTGGTTATTGGGTTGGGGGATTTTAATATGGTGCCGAGTTCTTTTGCGCATATGTTGATTCGTGTGCATGCGCCGGTACAGGATGTGTGGCAGGTTTTGCATCCGGAGTCGTCGCTTGCAGCGGCTGTGGATCCGGTTGAAAAGAAACGGGGGAAACCAATTCCAACGGCTGAGTTCAATCTGCTTGAGAACGGGGCTACTTGCGATGGACGGTATAATACGTGGCGCTGGTCGAAGGCGGAGCAGAAACGGTTGGATAAGGGCGAAGATATCGGCGTGAGTAAGGATGCCCCTTGTCCCCGTGGGAAACGGCTGGATTATATCTTCGTTGGCGACGGGGGATATCCGCCTTCATTCCCGGAACCGAAATGGGCTATCGAGTCTGCAAGGATTGCCATGACAGAACGCCATCCGACATTGCGTTGTTCGCTGAGTGACCATTTCGCCGTCGAAGCTGTTGTGACCCGCTGCAGGCCAGACTCATCGAACAGTGAATCCACAcaggagcagaagcagaagcaccGTACTCTCTCCCCCAATGCCGTCCTAGCCCCAGATACCTACGACCGCATCCTCGAGATGATTCACAAGTATGTTCTCCGGGAACGCTCGCAGCGACGCTGGCGAATGGCGCATTTCATCCTGTCCGTGGTCGTGTCGGTTGGTTGCTTCGTTGGGGTCTGGTGGACGGGTGACTTGTCATATGTGGCGTTTATATTGGTCCTGGTTAGTACGTTGAGCTTCGGGGCGGGTATTTTGGATGGCTTGATTGGGGGTTTGTTTGTGTCGAGTGAGTTGCGGGCGCTTAAAGAGTTCGAATGGGAGGTTCGGAATGCGAAGAGGATTGTTGAACAGTCTAAGGGGTAA
- the SWD3 gene encoding WD40 repeat domain-containing protein (COG:S;~EggNog:ENOG410PIXX;~InterPro:IPR036322,IPR015943,IPR001680,IPR019775, IPR020472,IPR017986;~PFAM:PF00400;~SMCOG1173:WD-40 repeat-containing protein;~antiSMASH:Cluster_8.5;~go_function: GO:0005515 - protein binding [Evidence IEA]): protein MDNSSKRRRLDTPRNNTRNAPIVQSPAESSSDELAAGSDHDEARRRTSWTIQKAYPPKRPYPRSRSFSGSESPDELAVDAEEYWRSSRRNRGRRSPSPVQDSDMMSERYEDDEEEMGEDAEDTDQQDEQEDEDGDAEDEGGDGEYSDRSPTPVPPPPPPPAPKPDRLNYKEKYLLRGHLRGISAVRFSPDASMIASGGADGAIKIWDTLSGKLIHTFEGHLAGVSTIAWSPDGATIASGSDDKTIRLWNVSTGKAHPIPFIGHHNYVYQIAFSPKGNMLVSGSYDEAVFLWDVRSARVMKSLPAHSDPVGGIDVVWDGTLIASCATDGLIRIWDTATGQCLRTLVHEDNPPVTSVKFSPNGKFVLAWTLDDCVRLWNYVEGRCIKTYQGHANRKYSLGGGFGKYGYAGIPPDAFAVSGSEDGSILCWDVVSKKVLQRIEGHNDVVLGVDTCTIENKRLLVSCGLDRTVRVWEDIERSPEEDQAGEPPAEPEPESKDQDTDMTDAVENAAPQLNGIHPPNGDSNANTPKDDLPNGDAQTGDGDGDAMME from the exons ATGGACAACTCCTCTAAACGCCGCCGGCTGGATACCCCCAGAAACAACACCCGTAATGCCCCTATCGTCCAGTCTCCCGCTGAATCTTCCTCCGACGAACTCGCCGCAGGCTCCGACCACGACGAGGCACGCCGGCGCACCAGCTGGACCATCCAGAAGGCCTATCCGCCAAAGCGCCCGTATCCGAGGTCGCGCAGCTTCTCCGGCTCAGAAAGTCCGGACGAGTTGGCCGTTGACGCGGAGGAGTACTGGCGCTCGTCTCGCAGGAATCGCGGGCGTCGCAGTCCCAGTCCGGTACAAGATTCGGATATGATGTCGGAGCggtatgaggatgatgaggaggagatggGCGAGGATGCGGAGGATACTGATCAGCAAGATGAGCAGGAGGACGAAGATGGGGATGCGGAAGATGAAGGTGGTGACGGGGAATATTCAGATCGTTCCCCTACACCTGtgcctccgccgcctcctccgcctgCGCCTAAGCCGGATAGGCTGAATTATAAAGAGAAGTATTTGCTTCGGGGGCATTTGCGGGGAATTTCTGCTGTGCGCTTTTCTCCGGACGCGTCTATGATTGCTAGTGGTG GAGCCGACGGTGCGATTAAGATCTGGGATACATTATCAGGTAAACTGATTCATACATTTGAGGGCCATCTGGCGGGTGTGTCAACCATTGCGTGGAGTCCTGATGGGGCAACCATCGCATCTGGTTCGGACGATAAGACCATCCGCCTGTGGAATGTATCAACA GGCAAAGCACACCCCATCCCCTTCATCGGCCATCACAACTACGTCTACCAAATCGCCTTCTCCCCAAAGGGCAACATGCTCGTCAGCGGCTCCTACGACGAAGCCGTTTTCCTCTGGGACGTCCGCTCCGCTCGCGTCATGAAATCCCTCCCCGCACACTCCGACCCCGTTGGCGGCATCGACGTCGTCTGGGACGGAACCCTAATCGCCTCCTGCGCAACAGACGGCTTAATCCGAATCTGGGACACGGCTACGGGGCAATGTCTCCGCACACTCGTCCACGAGGACAACCCACCGGTCACATCGGTCAAGTTCTCACCGAACGGCAAGTTCGTGCTCGCATGGACGCTGGATGATTGCGTGCGGTTGTGGAATTATGTTGAGGGCAGGTGCATCAAGACATACCAGGGACATGCGAATCGGAAATACAGTCTTGGTGGTGGATTTGGGAAATATGGGTATGCGGGTATCCCGCCCGATGCATTTGCGGTTAGTGGGAGCGAAGACGGTTCAATACTGTGTTGGGATGTTGTGAGCAAGAAGGTCCTTCAGCGGATCGAAGGTCATAACGATGTGGTTCTTGGTGTTGACACTTGCACAATCGAGAACAAACGACTCTTGGTTAGTTGTGGGCTAGACCGAACGGTTCGCGTCTGGGAAGACATCGAGAGGTCTCCCGAGGAGGACCAAGCCGGCGAACCACCAgccgagcccgagcccgagtcCAAAGATCAAGACACGGACATGACAGACGCCGTTGAAAATGCAGCGCCGCAACTAAACGGCATCCACCCACCGAATGGCGATTCCAATGCGAACACGCCAAAGGACGACCTTCCCAACGGTGACGCACAAACTGGCGACGGCGACGGCGACGCGATGATGGAATGA
- the thiA gene encoding thiamine thiazole synthase (COG:H;~EggNog:ENOG410PF94;~InterPro:IPR027495,IPR036188,IPR002922;~PFAM:PF01946,PF13450;~antiSMASH:Cluster_8.5;~go_process: GO:0009228 - thiamine biosynthetic process [Evidence IEA]), translating into MTPPAALFDTVTPATTIKGKVVAPEVTKTTLTGGESQTKLLDQFGGKWDEFKFAPIRESQVSRAMTRRYFQDLDKYAETDILIVGAGSCGLSTAYVLAKARPDLKIAIVEASVSPGGGAWLGGQLFSAMVMRRPANVFLEELGVPYETDPENPNYVVVKHASLFTSTLLSKVLSFPNVKLFNATSVEDLITRPAASGNPKETRIAGAVTNWTLVTLHHDDHSCMDPNTINAPVIVSTTGHDGPFGAFCAKRLVSMNNVDKLGGMRGLDMNSAEDAIVKNTREVAKGLIIGGMELSEIDGFNRMGPTFGAMVLSGVKAAEEALSIFDERKRECAE; encoded by the exons ATGACTCCTCCCGCTGCTCTGTTCGACACTGTTACCCCGGCCACCACCATCAAGGGTAAGGTGGTTGCCCCCGAGGTGACCAAGACCACCTTGACTGGTGGTGAGTCCCAGACCAAGCTCTTGGACCAGTTTGGCGGCAAGTGGGACGAGTTCAAGTTCGCTCCCATCCGTGAGAGCCAGGTCTCTCGGGCTATGACCCGCCGCTACTTCCAGGACCTCGACAAGTACGCTGAGACTGATATCCTTATCGTCGGTGCCGGTTCTTGCGGTCTGAGCACTGCCTATGTTCTGGCCAAGGCTCGTCCGGACTTGAAGATTGCCATTGTTGAGGCTTCGGTCTCTCCTG GTGGTGGTGCTTGGCTGGGAGGCCAGCTCTTCTCCGCTATGGTCATGCGTCGTCCTGCCAATGTCTTCTTGGAGGAATTAGGTGTGCCCTACGAGACCGACCCTGAGAACCCCAACTACGTCGTTGTCAAGCACGCTTCGTTGTTCACCTCGACCTTGCTATCCAAGGTTCTGTCCTTCCCCAACGTCAAGCTCTTCAATGCCACCAGCGTTGAGGACTTGATCACCCGCCCGGCTGCCAGCGGTAACCCTAAGGAGACTCGCATCGCCGGTGCTGTTACCAACTGGACCCTGGTCACCTTGCACCACGACGACCACTCCTGCATGGACCCCAACACCATTAACGCTCCGGTCATCGTCAGTACCACTGGCCACGACGGACCCTTCGGTGCTTTCTGCGCCAAGCGTCTGGTGTCCATGAACAACGTCGACAAGCTGGGCGGCATGCGCGGTTTGGACATGAACTCGGCTGAGGATGCTATCGTCAAGAACACCCGCGAGGTTGCCAAGGGTCTCATCATTGGTGGTATGGAGCTGTCTGAGATTGACGGCTTCAACCGTATGGGCCCTACCTTTGGCGCCATGGTTCTTAGTGGTGTGAAGGCCGCTGAGGAGGCTCTGTCTATCTTTGACGAGCGCAAGCGTGAGTGTGCCGAGTAA
- a CDS encoding retrograde regulation protein 2 (COG:F,P;~EggNog:ENOG410PF8N;~InterPro:IPR003695,IPR043129;~PFAM:PF02541;~antiSMASH:Cluster_8.5): MYIECNGIRFSITNTSTPQLSTLYHTRAGISLYDAQFSSSNNTRHPIPDKIIQDVLARLVHFQTVCKDFDVPPENVHVLATEATRMALNSEAFRAEIRKRTGWEVRMLKKEEEGRIGAMGVIASCGRPAGGLVMDLGGGSAQITWIMADGQDGAVRTSPRGSFSFPYGAAALKNRLEQVGGDEKGRKELRGEMVKNFQHAYWDLEVPEELLQMANERGGLDLYLCGGGFRGWGYLLMEQASVNPYPIPIINGFRVRKEAFHDTASVLGTVDADTKIFGVSKRRASQVPAVAFLVNVLIDALPGIENIQFCQGGVREGFLFDRLPAEIRADDPLLAATRPYATPSANAFQRLLSSALPSTPPPEELTQVPPSFSPHLLSALANLLFAHATIPKNSRCAAALHSTTTGLLASTNSLIHADRALLALTLCERWDRELAPTDQSLYTQLSRCVPAREVWWCRYLGRVAALIGDVYPAGKVSGNETQWRIQLDSQWDVLTKEKKGERQTVLRLRVRWNRDVMRDSSYSLNEHTGRVEKVGKRKNWVNGCGVKVQVENQSLP, from the exons ATGTATATTGAATG CAACGGCATCCGCTTCTCGATaaccaacaccagcaccccCCAACTGTCAACCCTCTACCACACCCGCGCTGGAATTTCCCTCTACGATGCCCAATTCTCCTCCAGCAATAACACGCGCCACCCCATTCCCGACAAAATAATCCAAGACGTCCTCGCCCGCCTCGTCCACTTCCAGACTGTCTGCAAGGACTTTGATGTACCGCCGGAGAACGTACATGTATTAGCGACGGAAGCAACACGCATGGCGCTGAATTCGGAGGCGTTCAGGGCAGAGATTCGAAAAAGAACGGGGTGGGAGGTGAGAATGCtaaagaaggaggaggaagggagGATTGGGGCGATGGGGGTTATTGCGAGTTGTGGGAGGCCCGCTGGTGGGTTGGTTATGGATTTGGGAGGCGGGAGTGCGCAAATTACTTGGATAATGGCGGATGGCCAAGATGGTGCGGTCCGGACGAGTCCGCGTGGCTCGTTCAGTTTTCCCTACGGTGCGGCAGCGTTGAAGAATAGGTTGGAGCAGGTTGGAGGGGATGAGAAGGGGAGGAAGGAATTGAGGGGTGAGATGGTGAAGAATTTCCAGCATGCGTATTGGGATCTAGAAGTGCCGGAGGAGCTTCTACAGATGGCGAACGAGCGTGGTGGACTTGATCTGTATctctgtggtggtgggtttCGTGGTTGGGGGTATCTGCTCATGGAGCAGGCTTCTGTGAATCCGTATCCGATTCCCATCATTAATGGATTCCGGGTTCGCAAGGAGGCATTTCACGATACAGCGTCGGTACTAGGAACGGTGGATGCGGATACTAAGATATTTGGCGTGTCGAAGCGACGAGCATCGCAAGTCCCGGCTGTTGCTTTTCTGGTCAATGTGCTCATCGACGCACTCCCGGGCATCGAGAATATTCAATTCTGTCAAGGAGGAGTCCGTGAGGGCTTTCTGTTTGATCGACTGCCTGCGGAGATCCGTGCTGATGATCCCCTCCTAGCAGCTACTAGGCCCTATGCGACGCCTTCAGCGAACGCCTTCCAGCGTCTTTTGTCATCGGCCTTGCCATCTACCCCTCCACCAGAGGAATTGACGCAAGTGCCCCCGTCATTTTCCCCTCATCTGCTATCTGCGCTGGCCAATCTCCTCTTCGCCCATGCCACCATCCCCAAAAATTCCCGTTGTGCAGCCGCCCTAcacagcaccaccaccggtCTCCTAGCATCCACCAACAGTCTAATCCATGCTGACCGGGCCTTACTTGCCCTGACTCTCTGCGAACGCTGGGACAGAGAACTCGCTCCGACCGACCAATCACTCTACACGCAACTGAGCCGGTGTGTGCCCGCACGGGAAGTTTGGTGGTGTCGATACTTGGGAAGGGTGGCCGCTCTGATTGGCGATGTATATCCGGCGGGGAAAGTCTCTGGAAACGAGACCCAGTGGAGAATCCAATTAGACTCGCAGTGGGACGTGTTGaccaaagagaagaagggcgAGAGGCAGACTGTGCTCCGGCTTCGGGTGAGGTGGAACAGGGACGTCATGCGGGATAGCTCGTACAGTCTGAATGAACACACCGGGAGGGTCGAAAAGGTcggaaagaggaagaattgGGTGAACGGGTGCGGCGTGAAGGTGCAGGTGGAGAACCAGAGTCTACCATAG
- a CDS encoding uncharacterized protein (COG:S;~EggNog:ENOG410PM23;~InterPro:IPR013859;~PFAM:PF08549;~antiSMASH:Cluster_8.5), which translates to MDDPASRVPAQLLPHMHLVSRYRYPLMHMLPTDTVVEYLLTAPKVVRELQPMHWTFLDGPQDGTVMLTWQPLNHLTTSFASDGYVWADVEQAFTFEARGYTVEMWLHRSGYHPPNEPAAIHCRRRYRLLPSKVPNPNLPPADPSLWIVHYSRAPPTDHIHANRIPIAPQVQSMLAQRRFLQSQGQLARKDFMLHDRNSWPSINLPPQMAPQGFAHPAGPYAAAMPGRPPFYAQPGQVLAGPAGAAPAKAPRGHRAPSVAMNAATADFALEDEDVSAGDMMDLLTPREVSKMRYQQHHEWMEEIFASPYAINQITPVSLGLGRKGELESLTLGFFDAPVGPSANGENKESKDAPDSAAAKMEPAKAEEFADRVAKKVADMTAEIEKLKKRHAKRMERFNRTSLFKDAELRLREAATDPTDTGSENWRLEGRIEIPTEEDGTPVEPMVQEKPKYKVDDIIREVEGSYQKQITPEPKISCVQKGGLLEKIEPEPKPDTAIGDIVMEHADSHLLDQFGSPNNQQTQPQPGQDVEMNMGDGRPVNTATGETGDWVMVNNEEKQNQGAATAGTGQTLIPGQTGNAGDTGLDTSNFDFTNMDSAGDALAAYTEQNEGLDLPDLETSAFGDAFHASDHENTHHHHDADDMS; encoded by the exons ATGGACGACCCAGCGAGTCGTGTCCCGGCGCAGCTG CTGCCGCATATGCACCTGGTGTCGCGATATCGCTACCCGTTGATGCATATGTTGCCCACCGACACCGTGGTCGAATACCTACTCACCGCGCCCAAAGTCGTCCGCGAACTGCAGCCGATGCACTGGACTTTCCTTGATGGACCTCAAGATGGTACTGTGATGCTCACCTGGCAGCCGCTGAACCATTTGACAACTAGCTTTGCCAGCGATGGCTATGTCTGGGCTGATGTCGAGCAGGCCTTTACCTTTGAAGCTCGCGGTTAT ACCGTCGAAATGTGGCTGCATCGCAGCGGCTACCACCCTCCCAACGAACCTGCTGCGATTCACTGTCGCAGACGCTACCGATTGTTACCCTCCAAAGTGCCCAATCCGAACCTGCCTCCCGCGGACCCGTCCCTCTGGATCGTTCACTATTCGAGAGCCCCTCCGACGGATCATATCCACGCGAACCGCATCCCGATCGCACCTCAAGTTCAGAGCATGCTGGCCCAGCGGCGGTTTCTGCAGAGCCAGGGGCAGTTGGCCCGCAAAGATTTCATGCTGCATGATCGCAACAGCTGGCCAAGCATCAACCTCCCGCCGCAGATGGCTCCACAGGGATTTGCGCACCCCGCAGGACCCTATGCCGCTGCCATGCCGGGCCGTCCACCATTCTATGCCCAGCCAGGCCAGGTCCTTGCTGGCCCAGCCGGAGCCGCTCCGGCCAAGGCGCCTCGCGGTCATCGGGCCCCGTCTGTTGCCATGAACGCCGCGACCGCCGATTTTGCGCtcgaagatgaggatgtctCTGCGGGAGATATGATGGACTTGTTGACCCCCCGCGAAGTCAGCAAAATGCGATATCAGCAACACCACGAATGGATGGAAGAGATCTTCGCTTCGCCCTATGCGATCAACCAGATTACGCCCGTGTCGCTGGGTTTGGGTCGGAAGGGCGAACTGGAATCACTGAcattgggcttcttcgaTGCTCCTGTGGGGCCTAGTGCCAATGGAGAAAATAAGGAATCCAAGGATGCGCCGGATTCTGCCGCAGCCAAGATGGAACCCGCCAAGGCGGAGGAGTTCGCGGATCGCGTGGCCAAGAAAGTGGCAGACATGACTGCTGAGAttgagaagttgaagaagcgCCATGCGAAGCGCATGGAGCGCTTCAACCGTACATCTTTGTTCAAGGATGCGGAGCTTCGACTGCGTGAGGCAGCCACCGACCCGACTGACACCGGATCGGAAAACTGGCGATTGGAGGGCCGGATCGAGATTCCCACCGAAGAGGACGGTACACCGGTGGAGCCGATGGTGCAAGAGAAACCCAAGTACAAGGTCGATGATATCATCCGGGAGGTGGAAGGTTCATACCAGAAGCAGATCACGCCGGAACCAAAAATCTCGTGTGTGCAAAAGGGCGGGTTGCTGGAGAAGATCGAACCAGAACCCAAACCGGACACTGCTATTGGCGATATCGTCATGGAACATGCCGACAGCCACTTGCTCGACCAATTCGGCTCTCCTAACAACCAGCAGACACAGCCACAACCGGGCCAGGACGTTGAGATGAACATGGGCGATGGTCGACCGGTGAATACAGCCACAGGCGAAACCGGCGACTGGGTGATGGTCAACAACGAAGAGAAGCAAAATCAAGGGGCCGCGACAGCCGGCACGGGTCAAACCTTGATCCCTGGACAAACAGGAAACGCCGGTGATACGGGACTTGACACGAGCAACTTCGATTTCACCAACATGGACAGCGCAGGCGACGCTTTGGCTGCCTATACGGAGCAGAACGAGGGGTTGGATCTTCCAGATCTGGAGACGTCGGCGTTTGGGGACGCATTCCACGCGTCGGATCACGAGAATACTCACCACCATCACGATGCGGATGATATGTCGTGA
- a CDS encoding putative MFS transporter (COG:G;~EggNog:ENOG410QDIG;~InterPro:IPR020846,IPR011701,IPR036259;~PFAM:PF07690;~SMCOG1106:major facilitator transporter;~TransMembrane:12 (i63-79o99-117i129-147o159-178i190-209o221-241i291-310o330-347i354-378o384-403i415-433o445-467i);~antiSMASH:Cluster_8.5;~go_function: GO:0022857 - transmembrane transporter activity [Evidence IEA];~go_process: GO:0055085 - transmembrane transport [Evidence IEA]) produces the protein MGFFGKEDPPNDTIEQAPTNEDTEKQLTTHYSCEDNTALPPTPVVHIDPAVEKRMLRKLDCRLPLLLGFLYLLASLDRSNIGNAKIAGMGDDLHLSSDAYSWLLTIFYISYTVFEFLGIMWKLVPPHRWAAIAVFGWGVMAVCQAAAQNWQGMMALRFFLGLFEAAFGPGIPYLMSFFYRRSELGFRCGLFVSAAPLASTFAGALAYGITSGHPLLSSWRLLFLVEGVPTLVGAVLAWFFLPDGPASANFLTAEEKEVACTRSLRRGGETDRVSGIDWKDLGKTLLDPKPFFTALMYFSCNVSFSSLPVFLPTILQDMGFTSIHAQGLTAPPYFLAFLVTIFSTWLADRFQQRGLMIMLLSIIGAVGYVLLATCTAVGVRYLGVFLAAAGVFPCIGNILPWVLNNQGSDSRRGMGIVILNLIGQCGPFLGTNIFPSSEGPRYVKGQWICAAFMFFTTVLALSLRFFLVWENWRLDKKYGKKEERASGEKGIIAEENYGADFRFVL, from the exons ATGGGCTTCTTTGGCAAAGAAGATCCTCCCAACGACACAATCGAACAAGCCCCGACTAATGAGGACACCGAAAAGCAGTTGACAACCCATTATTCCTGTGAAGACAACACGGCATTGCCTCCGACTCCGGTTGTGCACATCGATCCAGCAGTGGAAAAGCGCATGTTGAGGAAGTTGGATTGTCGACTTCCGTTACTCTTGGGATTTTTGT ATCTGTTGGCTTCGCTGGATCGGAGCAATATTGGAAATGCCAAAATTGCGGGAATGGGGGATGACCTCCATCTCTCAAGTGACGCTTACTCATGGCTCTTGACCATCTTCTACATCTCCTACACCGTGTTCGAGTTCCTGGGGATCATGTGGAAGCTCGTTCCGCCTCACAGATGGGCTGCTATCGCTGTTTTTGGCTG GGGGGTTATGGCCGTTTGTCAAGCGGCAGCGCAAAACTGGCAAGGAATGATGGCCTTGAGGTTCTTTCTGGGACTGTTCGAAGCGGCTTTTGGCCCCGGTATCCCTTATCTGATGTCGTTCTTCTATCGTCGAAGTGAACTCGGGTTTCGTTGTGGACTGTTTGTATCTGCCGCGCCGTTGGCTAGCACATTCGCTGGCGCTCTCGCGTATGGGATTACGTCCGGACATCCGCTGTTATCGAGCTGGCGGTTACTGTTCCTTGTCGAGGGTGTCCCTACGCTTGTTGGCGCTGTGCTTGCCTGGTTCTTCCTACCTGATGGTCCAGCCTCTGCAAATTTCCTGAccgcagaagaaaaagaggttGCATGCACCCGGAGCTTGCGTCGTGGAGGCGAGACAGATCGAGTGAGTGGAATCGACTGGAAAGATCTGGGGAAAACTCTCTTGGACCCGAAACCGTTCTTCACTGCT TTAATGTACTTCAGCTGCAACGTCAGCTTCTCCTCCCTTCCCGTCTTCCTCCCCACAATCCTCCAAGACATGGGCTTCACCTCCATCCACGCCCAAGGTCTCACCGCACCACCCTACTTTCTCGCTTTCCTCGTGACGATCTTCAGCACCTGGCTAGCAGACCGCTTCCAGCAGCGCGGCCTCATGATCATGCTCCTCTCAATAATCGGCGCAGTCGGCTACGTCCTCCTCGCAACCTGCACCGCCGTGGGTGTCCGGTATCTGGGTGTTTTCCTCGCCGCTGCAGGTGTTTTCCCCTGTATCGGTAATATCCTTCCCTGGGTCCTTAACAACCAAGGCTCCGACAGTCGTCGCGGAATGGGTATCGTCATTCTTAATCTAATCGGACAATGCGGGCCGTTCCTAGGCACGAACATTTTCCCATCGAGTGAGGGGCCGCGCTATGTCAAGGGACAATGGATCTGCGCGGCATTCATGTTCTTCACAACTGTGTTGGCATTGAGTCTGCGATTTTTCCTGGTTTGGGAGAATTGGAGGTTGGATAAGAAGTATGggaagaaggaggaaagggCGAGTGGGGAGAAGGGGATTATTGCGGAGGAGAATTATGGGGCGGACTTTCGGTTTGTGCTTTGA